The Gloeocapsa sp. PCC 73106 genome includes a window with the following:
- a CDS encoding L-threonylcarbamoyladenylate synthase has protein sequence MTKVSETELITTAQAGNIVCFPTDTLPALGVLPSRAQQIFTLKQRPLNKPLILMAASALELWQFVEGTPQEILIWQATAQKYWPGALTLILPASAHLNRAINPTDPTSVGLRIPNHPFARAILTQTGPLATTSANLSGEPPLETLAEIELKFPQVFTLDWGENEKKMGSGLPSTVARWREQNWEILRQGSVNILDFSHP, from the coding sequence ATGACTAAAGTATCTGAAACTGAATTAATTACAACAGCGCAAGCCGGCAATATCGTCTGTTTTCCCACCGATACCTTACCCGCTTTAGGGGTACTTCCTTCTAGAGCTCAACAAATCTTTACACTAAAACAAAGACCCCTTAATAAACCATTGATTCTGATGGCTGCATCCGCCCTAGAACTTTGGCAATTCGTGGAGGGAACTCCCCAAGAAATACTAATTTGGCAAGCAACAGCTCAAAAATATTGGCCTGGCGCTTTAACCCTGATTCTACCAGCTTCTGCTCACCTCAATCGGGCTATTAATCCTACCGATCCTACTAGCGTCGGTTTACGCATTCCCAATCATCCCTTCGCTAGAGCGATTTTGACTCAAACCGGTCCCCTAGCTACCACTAGCGCCAATCTTTCTGGTGAACCTCCCTTAGAAACTCTGGCAGAAATTGAATTAAAATTTCCTCAAGTTTTCACTCTTGATTGGGGAGAAAATGAGAAAAAAATGGGAAGTGGTCTTCCTTCAACTGTGGCTAGATGGCGCGAGCAAAATTGGGAAATTCTTCGTCAAGGATCTGTCAACATTTTAGATTTTAGTCACCCATGA